A region of the Synechococcus sp. PCC 7502 genome:
TAATCGGGACTGCGTGGAACAGGTACTATTACGGATTCAAATGCGAGGAATCAAGCATAAAATTCGCAGTGAAAAGCCCCTCCAGTTTTTAGTTAAAGATTTTGATGACAAGGTGATTGAAATTGCTGAAGTTGTAAGCTAATTATGGAATTTAGGCGATGGCAGCCCCTAGATCGATTGGCGATCGCTTTAATTGCAGTTTTGACTGTATTAATTGGGTTATTACTTCTCAATGGTGATCAAACTGTTCCCTATGTGCGTAATTTTAGCTGGGATCAGCAGCAGATTAGTGCCAATGATCAGGCTTTTACCATTACCTTTAGTCGTCCGATGGCGCATCAAAGTGTGGAGCAGCACCTAAAACTAGAGCCACCTGTAGGGGGTAAATTTAGTTGGTCAGGACGAAAAATGGCTTATACGGTTACCACTCCTCTTATCTATGGTCAAACCTATAAACTCACCCTAGACAATGCCCACGATGCCTTTGCCAGTAAGTCTGTAATTAAACCCTTTAATAGTAGTTTCTCTACACCTGATCCTGCTTTTGCCTACATTGGCTTATCCGCAGATGAGATCGGGCGTTTAGTTATTTATGATCTACCTAAAAATACCAAACAAATTTTAACTCCTGCTAACCTAACGATTTTAGACTTCAGAATCTATAGCGATCGCTCCAAAATCTTATTCTCGGCTGTACCTAAAACCTCTGGGTTTATTAATCCGTTAGAACAAAGACTTTATACAGTTAGCCTATCTTCTAGCAATGAAGTCAATAAGCCTAAACTAGTTTTGGATTCAGGAGATTTCCAAAATCTAAAATTTGATCTGTCTAGTGATGGTAAGGCGATCGTGGTACAAAGATTAAGTCGAGTTAAAATCGGACAATATGGGCTATGGGTAATTCGGGATGGAGAAGAACCAAAATCCTTAGATAATCAACCAGGTGGAGATTTTTTAATTGCCCCAGATAATGAATCCGTAGCGATCGCCCAGGGGGAAGGTGTAGCGATATTACCTTTACAGGAAGGCGGTACCCCTTTAGATTTTTTACCCAGATTTGGTACGGTTTTGAGCTTCAGTAAGGATGGGGCAGAGGCAGTAATGGTAAAGTACAACAAAGATTACACGCGATCGCTATTTCGAGTCACAAATCAGGGAGTGCAAACTGAAATTTTGAAAACTAAGGGATCGATTCTATCCGCCGAATTTGATCGGGCTAAGCAAAATATTTATGGCATCTTTACCGATGTTAAACAAACCGCAACTAGCTATCAAGAAACTCCATATATCGGCACCATTAATCTTAAAACTGGTCAATTACAAAGATTACAAAATCTCCCACTATGGCAAAGAGATACTAAGCTCAGCCTTGCCCCCGATGATACAGCGCTGCTATTTAATCAAGCGTTAGAGGCATCAGCTAATCCCTTTAGTCCAAGAACTAAGATCGATTTTCTGGCTCTGCCTGATAACTTGTCTAATAATCCTAATCATAAAGATAGGGTATTAAGTGAAAATCCAACGGAGAATTCTGAAAATAAAATTGCTCAAGTTACATCTAAAAGCCAGTTATCCGATCGCTTTCCTGAAATTCTCGGTACCCATCCTGAGTGGCTTCCCTGATATACTGCTTTCCATTAATTACAACTAATTAAAACCAGTAAAAACTATGATTCCCGGTGAATACTTTGTCGAAGTAGGAGAAATAATCCTCAATGCCGATCGCCCCACTACCAGACTAACCGTGGCAAATACAGGCGATCGCCCCATCCAAGTTGGATCAC
Encoded here:
- a CDS encoding Ig-like domain-containing protein, with translation MEFRRWQPLDRLAIALIAVLTVLIGLLLLNGDQTVPYVRNFSWDQQQISANDQAFTITFSRPMAHQSVEQHLKLEPPVGGKFSWSGRKMAYTVTTPLIYGQTYKLTLDNAHDAFASKSVIKPFNSSFSTPDPAFAYIGLSADEIGRLVIYDLPKNTKQILTPANLTILDFRIYSDRSKILFSAVPKTSGFINPLEQRLYTVSLSSSNEVNKPKLVLDSGDFQNLKFDLSSDGKAIVVQRLSRVKIGQYGLWVIRDGEEPKSLDNQPGGDFLIAPDNESVAIAQGEGVAILPLQEGGTPLDFLPRFGTVLSFSKDGAEAVMVKYNKDYTRSLFRVTNQGVQTEILKTKGSILSAEFDRAKQNIYGIFTDVKQTATSYQETPYIGTINLKTGQLQRLQNLPLWQRDTKLSLAPDDTALLFNQALEASANPFSPRTKIDFLALPDNLSNNPNHKDRVLSENPTENSENKIAQVTSKSQLSDRFPEILGTHPEWLP